A single region of the Alphaproteobacteria bacterium genome encodes:
- a CDS encoding thioredoxin family protein yields MAALTTPPVTKGWKAADFLLPATDGNSYSPNDICGENGLVVMFISNHCPFVKGILHKLVEEMAALKAHGINSIAIMSNDVEAYPEDDFAHMRDVAEKMQFSFPYVWDETQEVAKAYDAVCTPDFFGFDKDLKLQYRGRFDASRFEQKENAERDLFNAMVQIAKTGTAPEEQWHSKGCSIKWK; encoded by the coding sequence ATGGCTGCATTAACCACACCTCCCGTAACAAAAGGCTGGAAAGCGGCAGATTTTTTACTCCCGGCTACCGATGGCAACAGCTACAGCCCCAATGATATTTGCGGCGAAAATGGCTTGGTTGTAATGTTTATTTCCAATCACTGCCCTTTTGTAAAGGGCATATTGCATAAGCTTGTGGAAGAAATGGCCGCGCTCAAAGCTCACGGCATTAACAGCATTGCCATTATGTCTAACGATGTAGAAGCCTATCCCGAAGATGATTTTGCCCATATGCGCGACGTGGCAGAAAAAATGCAGTTTTCTTTTCCTTATGTATGGGATGAAACTCAGGAGGTTGCCAAGGCGTATGATGCTGTTTGTACACCGGATTTTTTTGGATTTGATAAAGATTTGAAGCTGCAATATCGTGGGCGATTTGATGCATCGCGTTTTGAGCAAAAAGAAAATGCAGAGCGGGATTTATTCAACGCTATGGTGCAAATAGCCAAAACCGGTACAGCGCCCGAGGAGCAATGGCACAGTAAAGGCTGCTCCATTAAATGGAAATAA